Proteins from one Podospora pseudocomata strain CBS 415.72m chromosome 4, whole genome shotgun sequence genomic window:
- a CDS encoding hypothetical protein (EggNog:ENOG503PDVW): protein MDPNATCTNNRPEVPFIPFLAGLTAWALVRYVLEGIVKRFNPKFDKFLREDIRRRYNFYFSTWLGTIAKVISVVSCTAALASTPAEGDLYGLVRPLNTAEQWCWGCRAVLYIQELPDLSSVPELVIHHILSIVAMCTILAYSAPRRPLYLMWASLWNEFLGNARRLFKLHGVMAPRLAWWMAAVNCFLVWALRITAAVVSIVWTLQSNTYGVCLFVTIGSILVYILYMVQFTTWELGRFRVINLDMTRPARFIIADKWSIHLLGVIMGVGLALTELSALVIYGSSSGYTSSKEELHSIAWVALQAAGAGLLGSYVTFPIFRFTIPSAATSQEEGEEPATPKAALRLSLIGGIISAGSTVVFTPTLEPTVDRAAFLACMGLSLPLMISIFRFGQAFSTPAAASLETNHAPLDEKLVDVADEGIATEPGVFPPKMVNAAAHGVLFLGVASALCVSPPPSPLAVKGFSSFVLAMMAGVELGNRCEGRHRRFLHRLFPMLQAGVGIGYQAWCVVVEGEKGGMFVLGVYLVCFGVVVVMMPVVVRFFEGLWAKGKAKGEKKKKNKGWDLKVVSVGSGLALVVMLVLGEYMGWCSMAGEPVVMAVGQGDKLGEVVKEVVRGKGEGAVGSWGVVASWPMVASVLGATVLPVVMVQAVG, encoded by the coding sequence GGCTTGGGCCCTGGTCAGATACGTTCTGGAAGGCATCGTCAAGCGGTTCAACCCCAAGTTCGACAAATTTCTTCGAGAGGACATCCGTCGCAGGTACAACTTCTACTTCAGCACTTGGCTGGGCACCATCGCCAAGGTCATCTCGGTTGTCTCATGCACAGCAGCCCTGGCGAGCACCCCGGCCGAGGGGGACCTTTACGGGCTTGTGCGTCCACTCAACACAGCGGAACAATGGTGCTGGGGTTGCCGGGCAGTCCTCTACATCCAGGAGCTGCCAGACCTGAGCTCTGTGCCCGAGTTGGTTATCCATCACATCCTTAGTATCGTTGCGATGTGTACCATCCTGGCCTACAGcgctcctcgtcgtccgCTCTACCTCATGTGGGCCAGTCTCTGGAACGAGTTTCTCGGCAATGCCAGACGGTTGTTCAAGCTCCACGGTGTCATGGCGCCTCGTCTGGCGTGGTGGATGGCTGCTGTCAACTGCTTCCTCGTATGGGCCTTACGGATAACAGCTGCTGTTGTGTCAATTGTTTGGACCCTTCAGAGCAACACTTATGGAGTGTGCCTGTTCGTCACGATTGGCTCGATACTGGTGTACATTTTGTACATGGTCCAATTCACAACGTGGGAGCTTGGCAGGTTTAGGGTTATCAACCTTGACATGACCCGCCCGGCGAGGTTCATCATTGCAGACAAATGGAGCATCCACCTTTTGGGCGTGATCATGGGTGTTGGGCTGGCCTTGACGGAGCTTTCCGCGCTTGTGATCTACGGGTCCAGCTCTGGGTACACAAGCTccaaggaggagctgcacAGCATTGCCTGGGTTGCTCTCCaggctgctggtgctgggctTTTGGGGTCTTATGTTACTTTTCCCATCTTTCGGTTTACCATCCCCTCGGCTGCTACGTCacaggaggaaggtgaggagcCAGCTACTCCAAAGGCTGCTCTTCGACTTTCCCTTATTGGCGGCATCATCTCTGCCGGGTCAACGGTTGTGttcacccccaccctcgAGCCGACGGTCGACCGTGCTGCGTTTTTGGCCTGCATGGGGTTGAGTCTTCCGTTGATGATTTCCATCTTTCGCTTCGGTCAGGCGTTTTCCacacccgccgccgcttCTCTCGAGACGAATCATGCACCTCTGGATGAGAAGCTTGTCGATGTCGCCGACGAGGGAATCGCGACTGAGCCTGGAGTGTTTCCCCCCAAAATGGTCAATGCTGCGGCCCATGGGGTGTTGTTTCTCGGCGTCGCTTCTGCGCTCTGTGTGAGCCCGCCGCCTTCGCCTCTGGCGGTCAAGGGGTTCTCGAGCTTTGTtctggcgatgatggcgggTGTTGAGCTGGGTAATCGTTGCGAGGGGAGGCACCGGAGGTTTTTGCACAGGTTATTTCCTATGCTTCaggctggggttgggattgggtaTCAGGCTTGGTGTgtcgttgttgagggggaaaagggggggatgtttgTCTTGGGGGTGTATTTGGTTTgctttggggttgtggtggttatGATGCCGGTTGTGGTGAGGTTTTTCGAGGGGTTGTGGGCGAAGGGGAAGGCaaaaggggaaaagaagaagaagaataagGGGTGGGATTTGAAGGTTGTTAGCGTTGGTTCGGGGTTGGCTTTGGTTGTgatgttggttttgggggagtaTATGGGTTGGTGTAGTATGGCTGGggagccggtggtgatggctgtggGACAGGGGGAcaagttgggggaggttgtgaaGGAGGTTGTGAGGGGTAAGGGAGAGGGCGCGGTTGGGTCGTGGGGTGTGGTTGCTAGTTGGCCCATGGTTGCTAGTGTGCTTGGGGCGACggtgctgccggtggtgatggtgcagGCTGTTGGGTGA